One genomic region from Prunus persica cultivar Lovell chromosome G3, Prunus_persica_NCBIv2, whole genome shotgun sequence encodes:
- the LOC18765973 gene encoding putative E3 ubiquitin-protein ligase RING1a isoform X2 has translation MPAQKRSLPESLSDSDDEDPTHIHHHQQAKQSRAQDEYQLLQEEEKVLAVEENEENEEEEEEEEEEEEHDRDEAGDSEGSPSSTSEEKPEFLFVQLSEIRKDVHCPICLGIIKKTRTVMECLHRFCRECIDKSMRMGNNECPACRTHCASRRSLRDDPNYDALIAALYPDIEKYEEEELAFHEEERTRNEQIQASIAQIFQRQSEALIRRRTFGKDTPDAFITRSQRNNRSSFLRRRSSRATEIQGSVDNEDENDNNNMGKNSSSTDERRTEVTPRRLRRRAGSRSSQPSSSLANSSGGCTENDLEVNRENRGISPGIVWSSEMLAWGRGGARSHTRHGISSGCSNKNSRSTRLSKLVDYLRSIEENNDELDVHLMLISLDKRCTPSLQQPHLCCRPSLSVKHLCDYVSRQTPLLAEEVEFLAVKGYHSSNDEKLTLNPSSLMNDVDSAPLLVDPCRYDLQILQAEETLGGVKAICTSSRDHLILAYRRKEI, from the exons ATGCCTGCACAGAAGCGTTCTTTGCCAGAGAGCCTCAGCGACAGCGATGATGAAGACCCAACACatatccaccaccaccaacaagcCAAGCAATCTCGAGCTCAAGATGAATACCAGCTActgcaagaagaagaaaaagtactAGCAGtagaggaaaatgaagaaaatgaagaagaagaagaagaagaagaagaggaggaggaacaCGATCGAGATGAAGCTGGCG ATTCTGAGGGAAGCCCATCTTCTACTTCTGAAGAAAAACCCGA ATTTTTATTCGTACAACTGTCAGAAATTCGTAAAGATGTACACTGTCCAATATGTCTTG ggattattaaaaaaacaaggacTGTAATGGAATGCCTACACAGGTTTTGCAGGGAGTGTATAGACAAGTCTATGCGGATGGG GAACAATGAGTGCCCTGCTTGCCGCACACACTGTGCCAGTCGACGTTCTTTGAGAGATGATCCAAATTATGATGCCCTAATAGCAGCTTTATATCCAGATATTGAGAAATACGAGGAGGAG GAATTGGCTTTCCATGAAGAAGAGAGGACTCGAAACGAGCAG ATCCAAGCATCAATCGCCCAAATTTTTCAACGACAATCAGAAGCTCTAATCAGGAGACGCACATTTGGAAAAGATACACCAGATGCATTTATTACGAGATCGCAGCGCAATAATCGGAGTTCCTTTTTAAGGAGACGGAGCTCTCGAGCCACTGAAATTCAAGGATCTGTAGACAATGAGGATGAAAATGACAATAATAACATGGGCAAAAATTCATCTTCCACTGATGAGCGACGTACTGAAGTTACGCCAAGACGGCTGAGGAGACGGGCAGGATCTCGATCCTCTCAGCCTTCTTCATCGCTGGCCAATTCAAGTGGCGGATGCACTGAAAATGATTTAGAAGTAAACCGAGAGAACCGCGGAATTTCTCCTGGTATTGTGTGGAGCTCTGAAATGCTTGCTTGGGGGCGGGGTGGTGCTCGAAGTCACACACGGCATGGCATTTCTAGTGGTTGCAGCAATAAGAATTCTCGAAGCACTCGCTTATCAAAGTTGGTTGATTATCTCCGGAGCATAGAGGAAAACAATGATGAG TTAGATGTTCATCTCATGCTTATTTCTTTGGATAAAAGATGTACACCAAGTTTGCAGCAGCCGCACCTATGCTGTCGGCCAAGTTTGTCAGTCAAGCACCTTTGTGAT TATGTATCTCGCCAGACGCCTTTGCTGGCAGAAGAAGTTGAATTTTTGGCAGTCAAAGGGTATCACAGTTCCAATGACGAGAAGTTGACCCTAAACCCTTCATCCTTAATGAATGATGTAGATTCTGCACCCCTTCTAGTTGATCCATGCAGATATGACCTGCAAATTCTGCAAGCAGAAGAAACTTTGGGAGGGGTTAAAGCCATTTGCACTTCCAGCAGGGACCATTTG ATTCTAGCATACAGACGGAAGGAGATTTAG
- the LOC18766022 gene encoding squamosa promoter-binding-like protein 3, with the protein MEVMSKINLNKQLRMEKPHVVVKEEEEEDEEFDQHQQLEDHDKKKKGIVGGSGSVKRSGTSGGGTRCCQADRCPADLSDAKQYHRRHKVCDLHSKAQVVLVSGLRQRFCQQCSRFHELPEFDDTKRSCRRRLAGHNERRRKNSVESNAEGPNRNGTGTPLKDVCGQGDNSGRIRITIQGNSPYKHFQIR; encoded by the exons ATGGAGGTCATGAGtaaaattaacctaaacaAGCAGCTGAGGATGGAGAAGCCCCATGTGGTGGtcaaggaggaggaagaggaagatgaagaattTGATCAGCATCAGCAACTGGAAGATCatgataagaagaagaaaggaattgTGGGTGGAAGTGGCTCTGTGAAAAGATCAGGCACAAGTGGAGGTGGGACGAGATGCTGTCAGGCTGACAGGTGCCCAGCTGATCTGAGTGATGCAAAGCAGTATCATAGAAGGCATAAGGTTTGTGACCTTCATTCTAAGGCTCAGGTTGTGCTTGTTTCTGGGCTGAGGCAAAGGTTTTGCCAGCAATGCAGCAG ATTTCATGAGCTCCCAGAATTTGATGACACCAAACGGAGTTGTCGTAGGCGTCTGGCCGGACACAATGAACGCCGAAGGAAGAATTCAGTCGAGTCTAATGCAGAAGGCCCGAACCGCAATGGTACAGGCACTCCGTTAAAGGATGTATGTGGCCAGGGTGATAATAGTGGAAGAATTCGGATAACCATTCAAGGAAATTCCCCCTACAAGCATTTCCAGATTAGATAA
- the LOC18765973 gene encoding putative E3 ubiquitin-protein ligase RING1a isoform X1: MPAQKRSLPESLSDSDDEDPTHIHHHQQAKQSRAQDEYQLLQEEEKVLAVEENEENEEEEEEEEEEEEHDRDEAGDSEGSPSSTSEEKPEFLFVQLSEIRKDVHCPICLGIIKKTRTVMECLHRFCRECIDKSMRMGYPLNNECPACRTHCASRRSLRDDPNYDALIAALYPDIEKYEEEELAFHEEERTRNEQIQASIAQIFQRQSEALIRRRTFGKDTPDAFITRSQRNNRSSFLRRRSSRATEIQGSVDNEDENDNNNMGKNSSSTDERRTEVTPRRLRRRAGSRSSQPSSSLANSSGGCTENDLEVNRENRGISPGIVWSSEMLAWGRGGARSHTRHGISSGCSNKNSRSTRLSKLVDYLRSIEENNDELDVHLMLISLDKRCTPSLQQPHLCCRPSLSVKHLCDYVSRQTPLLAEEVEFLAVKGYHSSNDEKLTLNPSSLMNDVDSAPLLVDPCRYDLQILQAEETLGGVKAICTSSRDHLILAYRRKEI, encoded by the exons ATGCCTGCACAGAAGCGTTCTTTGCCAGAGAGCCTCAGCGACAGCGATGATGAAGACCCAACACatatccaccaccaccaacaagcCAAGCAATCTCGAGCTCAAGATGAATACCAGCTActgcaagaagaagaaaaagtactAGCAGtagaggaaaatgaagaaaatgaagaagaagaagaagaagaagaagaggaggaggaacaCGATCGAGATGAAGCTGGCG ATTCTGAGGGAAGCCCATCTTCTACTTCTGAAGAAAAACCCGA ATTTTTATTCGTACAACTGTCAGAAATTCGTAAAGATGTACACTGTCCAATATGTCTTG ggattattaaaaaaacaaggacTGTAATGGAATGCCTACACAGGTTTTGCAGGGAGTGTATAGACAAGTCTATGCGGATGGGGTATCCACT GAACAATGAGTGCCCTGCTTGCCGCACACACTGTGCCAGTCGACGTTCTTTGAGAGATGATCCAAATTATGATGCCCTAATAGCAGCTTTATATCCAGATATTGAGAAATACGAGGAGGAG GAATTGGCTTTCCATGAAGAAGAGAGGACTCGAAACGAGCAG ATCCAAGCATCAATCGCCCAAATTTTTCAACGACAATCAGAAGCTCTAATCAGGAGACGCACATTTGGAAAAGATACACCAGATGCATTTATTACGAGATCGCAGCGCAATAATCGGAGTTCCTTTTTAAGGAGACGGAGCTCTCGAGCCACTGAAATTCAAGGATCTGTAGACAATGAGGATGAAAATGACAATAATAACATGGGCAAAAATTCATCTTCCACTGATGAGCGACGTACTGAAGTTACGCCAAGACGGCTGAGGAGACGGGCAGGATCTCGATCCTCTCAGCCTTCTTCATCGCTGGCCAATTCAAGTGGCGGATGCACTGAAAATGATTTAGAAGTAAACCGAGAGAACCGCGGAATTTCTCCTGGTATTGTGTGGAGCTCTGAAATGCTTGCTTGGGGGCGGGGTGGTGCTCGAAGTCACACACGGCATGGCATTTCTAGTGGTTGCAGCAATAAGAATTCTCGAAGCACTCGCTTATCAAAGTTGGTTGATTATCTCCGGAGCATAGAGGAAAACAATGATGAG TTAGATGTTCATCTCATGCTTATTTCTTTGGATAAAAGATGTACACCAAGTTTGCAGCAGCCGCACCTATGCTGTCGGCCAAGTTTGTCAGTCAAGCACCTTTGTGAT TATGTATCTCGCCAGACGCCTTTGCTGGCAGAAGAAGTTGAATTTTTGGCAGTCAAAGGGTATCACAGTTCCAATGACGAGAAGTTGACCCTAAACCCTTCATCCTTAATGAATGATGTAGATTCTGCACCCCTTCTAGTTGATCCATGCAGATATGACCTGCAAATTCTGCAAGCAGAAGAAACTTTGGGAGGGGTTAAAGCCATTTGCACTTCCAGCAGGGACCATTTG ATTCTAGCATACAGACGGAAGGAGATTTAG